The following are encoded together in the Mesoplodon densirostris isolate mMesDen1 chromosome 2, mMesDen1 primary haplotype, whole genome shotgun sequence genome:
- the LOC132483432 gene encoding Golgi-associated RAB2 interactor protein 4-like translates to MSGDSLLPYHTARSSTWVDLFTTTTGKLQQQLHKGEYDHFKYAPIFESDFIQVTKRGGAIDVHNCGGMVTMGITSTSPVLPLPDIMLLARRATGCEKHAERSQDTKGKSHKAAKTLELTRLLPLEFVRLSAHSREKQQLRVKLDTGRCFYLQLCPPLDAREDLFAEWEQLIYLLRPPVDSESNTYAVPVWDMTCMPVFEEEQDGRSPAVEDFQGKGHQDQVSVSSLHTCPEVAGDTPAAFAGGHGIQLDSHKPDTMPDAAAAKAKPTTGLDKASASRATTKVETAGVAGGTAAGALSTAVIESPAAQERGTARAATASDGPGGSKTNTATGDTATTSLRSGKTALAGAENNSEHASSTSTSLSPGAGMTVVGAEPTSKTVKGRADKDHEGTLVSSLPQEGKVSKQGGSSQRVSQARKGRRERREHWGEDRALTSPSLCSSVESHHKAAGSKTIPKAAGPCSGGRRATRHDQKAKGHGSPGGSEQGTAPKGISRAPITSESKTSHKSGRSVSPARSGPTTNILSRISSFFRNVRARLTKKTVASSRDKHGSILVEPVEGT, encoded by the coding sequence atgagtggggactctctgctcccgtatcacacggcccggagcagcacctgggtggacctgttcaccaccaccacggggaagctgcagcagcaactgcacaagggcgaatacgaccatttcaagtacgcgccgatattcgagagcgacttcatccaggtcacgaagaggggaggagcgattgacgtgcacaactgtggcggcatggtgaccatgggcatcacatccaccagccccgtcctcccgctcccagacatcatgctgctggcccgacgggccaccggctgtgAAAAGCACGCCGAGCGCAGCCAGGACACCAAGggcaagagccacaaggctgcaaagaccttagagctcaccaggctccttcccttggagttCGTGAGGCTCTCCGCTCACagtcgtgagaaacaacagctgcgtgTGAAGCTTGacactggccgctgcttctacctgcagctgtgtccccctctggacgcgcgggaagacctcttcgccgagtgggaacagctgatttacctcctgcgaccaccagtggacagtgaaagcaacacctatgccgttcccgtctgggacatgacctgcatgcctgtgttcgaggaggagcaggacgggaggagcccggccgtggaggatttccaaggaaaggggcatcaggaccaggtgagcgtcagcagcctccacacgtgccctgaggtggccggagACACGCCTGCAGCAtttgctggggggcacggaatccaactggactcccacaagcccgataccatgcccgatgcggCCGCTGCGAAAGCAAAACCTACTACAGGGCTCGACAAAGCATCCGCGTCGCGGGCAACGaccaaggtggagacagcaggggtggcaggaggcaccgcggcgggtgctctgagcacggcagtgatcgagtctcctgccgctcaagagcggggcacggccagagcagccacagccagcgacgggcccggaggaagcaaaaccaacacagccactggggacacggccacaacatccctgaggagcgggaaaacggccttggcaggggctgagaacaattcagagcatgcttccagcacgtccaccagcctctccccaggggccggcatgactgtggtcggagcagaacctaccagcaagactgtcaaaggaagagccgacaaggaccatgaggggaccctcgtctcaagcttgccacaggaaggcaaagtgagcaaacagggtggcagctcacagagagtgtcccaggcccgcaagggaagaagggagaggagggagcactggggagaggacagggctctgacgagcccctcgctctgcagttccgtggaaagccaccacaaggcagcggggagcaagaccatccccaaagcagcgggcccgtgctcaggcggccgcagagccactagacatgaccaaaaggccaaaggccacggcagcccggggggcagcgagcagggcactgctcccaaaggcatcagccgtgctcccatcaccagtgagtccaagacctcgcacaaatcgggcaggagcgtatctccagcgcgttcaggtcccaccaccaacatactcagcaggatcagctctttcttcaggaatgtgagagccagacttacaaaaaagacggtggcctcatcacgagataaacatgggagcatcctggtggagccagtggaagggacctga
- the LOC132483420 gene encoding Golgi-associated RAB2 interactor protein 4-like, giving the protein MSGDSLLPYHTARSSTWVDLFHTTAGKLQRQLHKGEYDIFKYAAIFESDFIQVTKRGDAIDVHNWGGMVTMGITSSSPVLPLPDIMLLARRATGSKKHAERSQATKGKSHKAAKTLELTRLLPLDFVRISTHNREKQQLRVKLATGRCFYLQLCPPLDAREDLFAEWEQLIDLLRPPVDSESHTYAVPVWDMTCMPVFEEEQDGRRPAVEDFQGKGDRDQVSASSFHTCPEVAGATPAASAGGHGIHLDSHKSDTMPDVAPAKAKPTTRLDKASASQSTTKVETAGVAGGTAAGALSPAVIKSPAAQEQSTARAATASDGPGGSKTTLATGDTARTSLRSGKTALAGAENNSQYASSMSTSLSAGAGMTVVGAEPTSKTVKGRADREDEGTLVSSLPQEGKASEQDGSSQRVSQARKGRRERREHWGEDRALTSPSLCSPVESHQEAAGSKTIPKAAGPCSGGRRATRDDQKAKGHGSPGGSEQGTAPKGISRAPITSESKTSHKSGRSVSPARSGPTTKRLNRISSFFRNMRARLTKKTVASSRNKHGSTLAKPVQGTRMEAIPETAESGQGLEIAGVTSETMEPVTVEAHQ; this is encoded by the coding sequence atgagtggcgactctctgctcccgtatcacacggcccggagcagcacctgggtggacctgttccacaccaccgcggggaagctgcagcggcaactgcacaagggagaatatgacatattcaagtacgcagcaatattcgagagtgactttatccaggtcacgaagaggggagacgcgattgacgtgcacaactggggcggcatggtgaccatgggcatcacatccagcagccccgtcctcccactcccagacatcatgctgctggcccgacgggccaccggctctaaaaagcacgccgagcgcagccaggccaccaaggggaagagccacaaggctgcaaagaccttagagctcaccaggctccttcccttggacttcgtgaggatctccactcacaatcgtgagaaacaacagctgcgcgtgaagctggccactggccgctgcttctacctgcagctgtgtccccctctggacgcgcgggaagacctcttcgccgagtgggaacagctcattgacctcctgcgaccaccagtggacagtgaaagccacacctatgccgttcccgtctgggacatgacctgcatgcctgtgttcgaggaggagcaggacgggaggaggccggctgtggaggatttccaaggaaagggggatcgggaccaggtgagcgccagcagcttccacacgtgccctgaggtggccggggccacacctgcagcttctgctggggggcacggaatccacctggactcccacaagtccgataccatgcccgatgtggcccctgcgaaagccaagcctactacacggcttgacaaagcgtcagcatcgcagtcaacgacaaaggtggagacagcaggggtggcaggaggcaccgcagcgggtgctctgagcccggcagtgatcaagtctcctgccgctcaagagcagagcacggccagagcagccacagccagcgacgggcctggaggaagcaaaaccaccctagccactggggacactgccagaacatccctgaggagcgggaaaacggccttggcaggtgctgagaacaattcacagtatgcttccagcatgtccaccagcctctccgcaggggccggcatgactgtggtgggagcagaacctaccagcaagactgtcaaaggaagagccgacagggaggatgaggggaccctcgtctcaagcttgccacaggaaggcaaagcgagcgaacaggatggcagctcacagagagtgtcccaggcccgcaagggaagaagggagaggagggagcactggggagaggacagagctctgacgagcccctcgctctgcagtcccgtggaaagccaccaggaggcagcggggagcaagaccatccccaaagcagctggcccgtgctcaggcggccgcagagccactagagatgaccaaaaggccaaaggccacggcagcccggggggcagcgagcagggcactgctcccaaaggcatcagccgtgctcccatcaccagtgagtccaagacctcgcacaaatcgggcaggagcgtatctccagcgcgttcaggtcccaccaccaagagactcaacaggatcagctctttcttcaggaacatgagagccagacttaccaaaaagacagtggcctcatcacgaaataaacatgggagcaccctggcgaagccagtgcaagggacccgaatggaggccatcccagagacagcagagagtggccaggggctggaaatcgctggtgtgacatcagagaccatggagccagtgaccgttgaagcccatcaatag